The DNA segment TGTCGCCTGCGGCGAGCATCTCCCGCAGGCCATCACCGGCGTCGTCGAGTTCGGCCTCGGTGGCCGCCGCGACTTCGTAGACGGTGTAGTGGGAGCGGTCCATGACCTCCACACCGGGCAGCGTCGGCAGGTCCGTGGTCCGGTAGAGGCCGGCCTTCACGAAGCGTCGCGAACTCATCACCTCCGGCAAGTGGTTGTTCACCACCCACTTCTCGAACGCTTCGACGGCGTCCGGGACAGGGTTGAGGGAGATGATCAGCAATCCGTTGGCCACAGCGGCATCCGTTCTCTAGTGGTGAAGGCTCAGTCCACGATCAGGTCGGTGCGACCGGACTCCGTGAGGATCGTCCGGTAGAGCTTGAAAGCTGGCAGCAGCACGGGCAGCAGCTTCATCATGTTCGGCATCTGGCCCTCGGTGCGGATCTGCCCGCTGCTCAAGGCTTTCGGGATGTTCTTGATCTCTCCGAGCCAGAACTTGTTGCCCGTGTCTGCCGTCATGAACAGCGTCAGCTGTGGCTCGGTCGAGGTGTGGCCGCGTTCCACCGCGATGCCTTCCGCGTTGCAGCTGACCGTGACGCAGGCGTCCGGTTCGGTGTAGTCGAGCTGCATCACCAGACCGGTCGCCGTGAGCTTGGGCGCCAGCTTCGCGTCGGTGCCCATCCGCTCCCAGATCGCACCGAGGAAGCGTTCGGCCTCCTCCGTGTCCTTGAATACGCCCATGAGCTCTCCCGCGGGGCTCCAGTCTTTCATTACGACACGTACCGTATAGGATATTGCTCGTGACCTCAACCGCCCGGGGCCGACCCCGCGACCAGGCCATCGACGCCGCGATCCTCGCCGCCGCACGCGAACTCGTGACCGATGGCGGGTACGCAGCGATGTCGATGGACGCCATCGCGTCTCGAGCAGGTGTCAGCAAGCCGACGCTCTACCGACGCTGGCCGAGCCGCGGTGCGCTACTTATCGAGGCGGCCTTCGGTGAGGTGCCGCAGGTGGACCCCCCCGACACCGGCGACATCGCGAACGACTTCAAGACGACGTTCCGCTGGGGTGTGGCGCACGTGGCCGATCCCGTCGGCCGAGTCGCGCTGCCCGCCCTGCTGGCCGAGGCCGCGGAGAACCCGGTGATGCGCGAGATGCTCGGCTCGAGGCTGACCCAACCTGCGTTCGCTCGGATCGTCACCTCGCTCGAACGGGCTCAACAGCGTGGCCAGGTACGGGAAGGCGTCGACCTGCTGCTTGTTTTGGAAGCCTGCACGGGCGCCGTGATCGCCCGACTGACGATGACGGGCAGGCCCATCGACGACGCCTTCGCAGACGAACTCGTCGAACTGATCATGCTGGGCTTGACGTCGAAAAAGCGGCGCTGAACCAGAGGGCCTGCCGGTTGCGCCAGCACGACCAGGCTCGCTGGGGTGTGGCGAGCGTCGAGCCACACGAGTCGCGGTCCAGCTGTCCAGCTGTCCACGGCCAGGCCCAACCACCGTTGTACCTCCCGACCGGTACCCGCGATCGTTGATCCGACATCACCGCCGAGCCCCCGAGAGGCAGCAAGGACGACCCCGAACTCCGAAACGGATACACGCGGACGATCCGCCGCGTCGCCGCAACAACCGGACCGAAAGCGATCAGCCCTCGACCCGTTTCCGCAGGTCAAGAGCCGAATCGTCCGACTGGTGGCCCGTCCAGTGTCCAGGATTCGACCTGGGAAGCTTCCGCGATGGATTTACAGGCCCCTCCGACATCGGCCTGACCTGAGGATTCGGCGTGGGAGCACCCGCGCATTCGAAGTGGTTCTGTCAAACCCGAACTGGCCCACGTGCCCCGGCTCATCCACCGTGTGGTCAACCTTGTCCCGCAGGACATCGAAGTGGCCCGACGACGGGTGCGAAGTCCCCCAGCAGGCGTTTGGGCCACCAGCACCCGCGAGATCTGTCCAAGATCATTCCCAGGCCGTCGCCAGGCCGCCGGATGTTGCGGAACGGTGAGAACTGTCGACAAGCGATCGAAACAAAACTGCAGGTCAAAGGCTCAATGGTCGTTATCCGTCGAGGTCGAAGGCCCCGATTGTCACTTCTACGACATCTGATCGGCGCGCTGGCGCAGGGTCAGCGATCCGCGTCGGACGCCACGAAGGCCGTCGGCCGCCGCCCGCAGGACGGTGCGGCCGGCGGCCTGCGGCGTTGCCGACGCCTCATCGCGGACAACTCGACCGGGCCCGAGGCCGGCGCGACCGGTCCGGAACGATCTGGGCCGGAAGCGCCCGTGCCGAACGGCTTGATTCGGCGGTCCTTTCGGACGGATCAGACTCCCGGTTGACGAACCGCGATGGTGTTGTTCACCTTCGCCGTGCACAATCCGTTTGCCCGCCCGACCCCGCGGGATCATCCGTTGGTGGATCGGAGTTCGACGTGGCAGTGGTCTTCGTGCTCGGTGGCGGTGGTGCCATCGGGGCTTTCCAGTCCGGTGCACTGCTCGCGCTGGCCGAGGCCGGGGTGGTGCCGGATGCTCTGGTTGCCTGCAGCGCCGGCGCGCTGAACGCCGCGTTCTACGGCGCCGACCCGTCACCGGCCCGCGCCCGGGCGCTGGTGCGGTTCTGGCGGGCCCCGGAGAGCCACGCCGTGCTGGCGCCCTCGCTGCTGTCCCGCTTCCGCGGCGTGCCCAACTTCGTCCGCAACGGCGACTCGCTGCTCGATCCGCGGCCGCTGCGGGCGATGCTCGGCCGTTCGTTGGACGCCCACGACCTGCGCGAACTGGCCGTCCCGCTGACGGTGACCACCACCTGCCTGGACTGCGCCGACGCGGTCCACCACCGGCAGGGCCCGCTGCTGGAGACCCTGCTGGCCTCGTGCGCGTTGCCCGGCCTGCTCCCGCCGGTCGTGCTGCCCGACGGGCACCTGCACGTCGACGGCGGCGTCGTCTGCGGGGTCCCGGTGCAGGCCGCGCTGGACACCGCCGGGCCGGACGACACGGTGCTGGTTCTCGACGCGGGCCTTGCGCCGGTGACCGGGGCGCCGGGTCGGTGCGCCGCGCAGGGTGTCGGCGGGGCCTGCGGGCTGCCGGTGCGCAACTCGCGCCCGTACGCTGCCCCCGCCGAGCGGGCGCCTAACCCGCTGGTAGAGGTCGTGCTGCGGGCGTTCACCGTCGCCCGGGCCGCGGCGAACAAGGCCTCGGTTCACTCGGCCCTGCGCGACCCGCGGGTGCGGGTGCTGCCGCACGTGGCCGACGCCTGGGCCGCCGGTCTGCTGCAGACGATGCCGACCGGGCCCCGGGACTTCGAGCGCACCGCCGATCTCGTCGTCGCCGGTCACTCGGCCACCCGCGAATGGCTGACCTTCGGCGGGCTCGCCCAGTCGGCGTTCCTCCGCCAGGAGACCGACCACCCGGCGGTCTGAGCCCCGGTCTACGCCGACGCGGCGGCCAACCCCTGCCCGCGGGCCAGGAACTCGTCGAGTGCCTCGCCGGGCAGGTCGCGCAGCGGCCGGCACGCGCCGAACGGGGCGTTCCAGAACTCCCCCGTCCGGGGCTGCCAGGGCCCCACGTAGGCGTACGGCTCGGCGAGGTAGTCGTCGCCCGGCGAGACGCCGTAGTTGACCTCGTCGAGAGTGATGCCGACGTCGAAGTGCTCCGGCCACAGCACCGGCGGCTGATCGGGCGCCAGCCGGCGCAGCGCCGCATCGCCGCGCTGCAACGCCGCGCACAACTGTCCGGCCGCTTCGGCGTCGACGACGAGCACCTCATCGGGGGCAACCCCGGTCAGCGCGGCGTAGACGTCGACCGGCGGTCCCACCGCGACCCCGACGGCCGCCGCCAGCCCCGCGCAGGTGCTGCCGTCCAAACCGAACTCGCCGGCCGCGCCGATCAGCCGGGTCGCGGTCACGCGCAGGCCCGGATCGGTGAGCGTGCCGAACCCGTCAGGCGTCACCCGAAGCGCGATCCGGCCGATGGCCCGGTGCTGGGGTCCGGCCAGGACCTGCTCGGCGACGGCATTCAGGGACTTACGGGTCGCCGTGTACTTGTCCGACATGGACCCTGAGTATCACGCGGCGCGCACCGGCGCGGGGCGGGCCAGTCCTTACGGAATGGTGTCCGAGCGGCTCGGGTCGCCAGGCGGCAACGGCCGGCCGCCGGCCTCCTCGGCGGCGTCGTGGTCTCCCCGGTACTGGCCGATCAGGCGGCCGTCGCCGATGCCACGCCGATACGGATTCGCGGGCCTGCGCGGGATCTCCCGGGCGCCGACCACCGACGGCCGCGGCGGGCGCCGTGGCGTCTCGATGTCGTCGTAGTCCTCGCGGGAGGACGGGTGGAACGCCAACCAGACGCACACCCCGATACCGGCCAGCAGAAGTGACTGCAGGAAGACGTCCACTCCGGCTCCTTCCGCGCTTGCGACCCACCGAATTGTCGGCGCCGGCGGCAGCGGACTTGAGTCGGTATTCGTCGGAAGTACCGGAACTGACGGTCCCTCAGCCGGTCTCGGCCGAGGTCCGACCGAGCAGAGCCCGGGTCAGTCCGATGGTCGACACGATCGCCCAGACGCCCTCGAGCAGCAGGAAACCCATGTCCCCGTTCACCCCGGCGACCACGGCGAGGATCCCCGTCCCGACTGCGTTCATCAGCAGGTACGACGCGTTGTCCGTGGGCAGCCGGAACCACTGATTCGCCACGAATGCAGCCAGCACGACCAAAGCACCGAGCATCTGAATCGCCTGTCCCACAAGGCAGACCCTACGAGGTCGGCGAATCTAGTCCCGGTTCGGTCGCGGTCGAACGAACTCCCGTCCCCCGACGTCCTGCTAATGACAGAGTGACGACCGGCGCGGGGTGTACCTGCGCTGCGGCAGGGGGAGACATGAGACGAATTCCGGTGGCCGTCCTGGGACTCGGACTGGTGCTGCTGCTCGGCGGCTGCGGCGGGGGGACCTCGGTCGGCGCCGGCGCGAGTGCCCCGAGCCCGGACGTCTCAGCGGCACCGACCGCCATGGACTCCCCCACCCCGACGTCGAGTTCCAGCAGCTCCCCGACTCCCGGTGCCTCGAGCGCGCCCGGGTCGAGG comes from the Sporichthyaceae bacterium genome and includes:
- a CDS encoding TetR/AcrR family transcriptional regulator, with translation MTSTARGRPRDQAIDAAILAAARELVTDGGYAAMSMDAIASRAGVSKPTLYRRWPSRGALLIEAAFGEVPQVDPPDTGDIANDFKTTFRWGVAHVADPVGRVALPALLAEAAENPVMREMLGSRLTQPAFARIVTSLERAQQRGQVREGVDLLLVLEACTGAVIARLTMTGRPIDDAFADELVELIMLGLTSKKRR
- a CDS encoding patatin-like phospholipase family protein, which gives rise to MAVVFVLGGGGAIGAFQSGALLALAEAGVVPDALVACSAGALNAAFYGADPSPARARALVRFWRAPESHAVLAPSLLSRFRGVPNFVRNGDSLLDPRPLRAMLGRSLDAHDLRELAVPLTVTTTCLDCADAVHHRQGPLLETLLASCALPGLLPPVVLPDGHLHVDGGVVCGVPVQAALDTAGPDDTVLVLDAGLAPVTGAPGRCAAQGVGGACGLPVRNSRPYAAPAERAPNPLVEVVLRAFTVARAAANKASVHSALRDPRVRVLPHVADAWAAGLLQTMPTGPRDFERTADLVVAGHSATREWLTFGGLAQSAFLRQETDHPAV